A DNA window from Allokutzneria albata contains the following coding sequences:
- a CDS encoding carbohydrate ABC transporter permease, whose product MRRRVWVYGMLTAFVLGSAFPFYWSFLVASRDSSMLTETAPSLLPGGNFLANAQRVFDTVPFWKALGNSVIVAGTVTLTTVLFSSLAGFAFAKLRFRGRDPLFVFVVATLAVPTQLGVIPLYLAMAEFGWANGLQAVIVPNLVTALGVFWMRQYTVDALPFELVEAARMDGCSMIRVFWHVCLPAVRPAAAFLGMFTFMTSWNDFLWPLIVLNAENPTVQVALEKLQSGYYVDYSLVLAGTTLATVPILIVFVVLGRQIVAGIMQGAVKG is encoded by the coding sequence ATGCGGCGCCGCGTGTGGGTCTACGGCATGCTGACCGCCTTCGTGCTGGGCTCGGCCTTCCCGTTCTACTGGTCGTTCCTGGTCGCCAGCCGGGACAGCTCGATGCTCACCGAGACGGCTCCCTCGCTGCTGCCTGGCGGGAACTTCCTCGCCAACGCGCAGCGGGTGTTCGACACCGTGCCGTTCTGGAAAGCCCTGGGCAACAGCGTGATCGTCGCGGGAACGGTCACGCTGACCACGGTGCTGTTCTCCAGCCTCGCCGGGTTCGCCTTCGCCAAGCTGCGCTTCCGCGGCCGCGACCCGTTGTTCGTGTTCGTCGTCGCCACCCTCGCGGTCCCGACGCAGCTCGGGGTGATCCCGCTGTACCTGGCGATGGCGGAGTTCGGCTGGGCCAACGGGTTGCAGGCGGTCATCGTGCCGAACCTGGTGACCGCGCTCGGCGTGTTCTGGATGCGTCAGTACACAGTGGACGCTCTGCCGTTCGAGCTGGTCGAGGCGGCGCGGATGGACGGGTGCAGCATGATCCGCGTCTTCTGGCACGTGTGCCTGCCGGCGGTCCGCCCTGCAGCGGCCTTCCTCGGCATGTTCACGTTCATGACCTCGTGGAACGACTTCCTCTGGCCGCTGATCGTGCTCAACGCGGAGAACCCGACCGTGCAGGTGGCGCTGGAGAAGCTGCAGAGCGGCTACTACGTCGACTACTCGCTGGTGCTCGCGGGCACGACGCTCGCCACCGTCCCGATCCTGATCGTTTTCGTCGTGCTCGGCAGGCAGATCGTCGCCGGGATCATGCAGGGTGCAGTGAAGGGGTGA
- a CDS encoding carbohydrate ABC transporter permease produces the protein MSRLSRWDVKYSPYLYIAPFFVVFGLVGLFPLLYTAYVSMFDWDLLGGDPAFVGVDNYLALFSDGQFWTTLTNTLSIFVLSSGPQIVIAVLLAALLNSKLRAPTAWRVGVLLPYVASLVALGIIFANLFGPNYGLVNSLLELVGLDRVDWQADRFASHVAIAVMVNWRWTGYNALIVLAAMQAIPREIHEAATVDGAGPVRRFVSVTLPLLRPTLVFVVITSTIGGLQIFTEPKLFDAMPGSNNGGSSNQFQTITLYMYQSAFEGGHLGYASAIAWVLFLVVIAIATVNFLITRRLAAGSGVR, from the coding sequence GTGAGCCGCCTGTCGCGGTGGGACGTCAAGTACTCGCCGTACCTCTACATCGCGCCGTTCTTCGTCGTCTTCGGACTCGTCGGCCTGTTTCCCTTGCTGTACACGGCTTACGTGTCCATGTTCGACTGGGACCTGCTCGGTGGGGACCCGGCGTTCGTCGGCGTGGACAACTACCTCGCGCTGTTCTCCGACGGCCAGTTCTGGACGACGCTGACCAACACGCTGAGCATCTTCGTGCTCTCCAGCGGACCGCAGATCGTGATCGCGGTGCTGCTGGCGGCACTGCTCAACTCCAAGCTGCGCGCGCCGACCGCGTGGCGGGTCGGGGTGCTCCTGCCCTACGTGGCGAGCCTCGTCGCGCTGGGCATCATCTTCGCCAACCTGTTCGGCCCCAACTACGGGCTGGTGAACAGCCTGCTCGAACTCGTCGGCCTGGACCGCGTCGACTGGCAGGCCGACCGCTTCGCCAGCCACGTGGCGATCGCGGTGATGGTGAACTGGCGGTGGACCGGCTACAACGCGCTGATCGTGCTCGCCGCCATGCAGGCCATTCCCAGGGAGATCCACGAAGCGGCCACAGTGGACGGTGCGGGACCGGTGCGGCGCTTCGTCAGCGTGACGCTGCCGTTGCTGCGACCGACACTGGTCTTCGTGGTGATCACGTCGACCATCGGCGGGTTGCAGATCTTCACCGAGCCGAAGCTCTTCGACGCGATGCCCGGCTCCAACAACGGCGGATCGTCCAACCAGTTCCAGACGATCACCCTCTACATGTACCAGTCGGCGTTCGAGGGCGGTCACCTCGGCTACGCGTCGGCCATCGCCTGGGTGCTGTTCCTGGTGGTCATCGCGATCGCGACGGTGAACTTCCTGATCACCCGCAGGCTCGCGGCCGGATCCGGGGTGCGCTGA